One Globicephala melas chromosome 6, mGloMel1.2, whole genome shotgun sequence genomic window carries:
- the TAL2 gene encoding T-cell acute lymphocytic leukemia protein 2 isoform X2, with protein MFGNRLWQASKALSFSRLRSSNMTRKIFTNTRERWRQQNVNSAFAKLRKLIPTHPPDKKLSKNETLRLAMRYINFLVKVLGEQSLQQTGVAAPGNILGLFPQGPHLPDRTLLGDYQVPSSGPSHHIP; from the coding sequence ggccctttctttttctcgtcTCAGGAGCTCCAACATGACCAGAAAGATCTTCACAAACACCAGGGAGCGGTGGAGGCAGCAGAACGTCAACAGTGCCTTTGCTAAGCTGAGGAAGCTCATCCCCACTCACCCTCCCGACAAGAAGCTGAGCAAAAACGAAACGCTTCGCCTGGCGATGAGGTACATCAACTTCCTGGTGAAGGTCTTGGGGGAGCAAAGCCTACAGCAAACGGGAGTGGCTGCTCCGGGAAATATTCTGGGCCTCTTCCCCCAAGGACCCCACCTGCCGGACAGGACTCTCCTTGGTGATTACCAGGTTCCATCATCCGGCCCAAGCCACCACATTCCGTAG
- the TAL2 gene encoding T-cell acute lymphocytic leukemia protein 2 isoform X3: protein MFGNRLWQASKSSNMTRKIFTNTRERWRQQNVNSAFAKLRKLIPTHPPDKKLSKNETLRLAMRYINFLVKVLGEQSLQQTGVAAPGNILGLFPQGPHLPDRTLLGDYQVPSSGPSHHIP from the coding sequence GAGCTCCAACATGACCAGAAAGATCTTCACAAACACCAGGGAGCGGTGGAGGCAGCAGAACGTCAACAGTGCCTTTGCTAAGCTGAGGAAGCTCATCCCCACTCACCCTCCCGACAAGAAGCTGAGCAAAAACGAAACGCTTCGCCTGGCGATGAGGTACATCAACTTCCTGGTGAAGGTCTTGGGGGAGCAAAGCCTACAGCAAACGGGAGTGGCTGCTCCGGGAAATATTCTGGGCCTCTTCCCCCAAGGACCCCACCTGCCGGACAGGACTCTCCTTGGTGATTACCAGGTTCCATCATCCGGCCCAAGCCACCACATTCCGTAG
- the TAL2 gene encoding T-cell acute lymphocytic leukemia protein 2 isoform X1, with amino-acid sequence MHFLRSEWRRLTSQVPGRTCATQQASDKVLALRALSFSRLRSSNMTRKIFTNTRERWRQQNVNSAFAKLRKLIPTHPPDKKLSKNETLRLAMRYINFLVKVLGEQSLQQTGVAAPGNILGLFPQGPHLPDRTLLGDYQVPSSGPSHHIP; translated from the coding sequence ATGCATTTCCTAAGATCTGAGTGGAGAAGACTAACATCTCAAGTTCCTGGCAGGACATGTGCTACCCAGCAGGCCTCTGACAAGGTATTGGCCCTCagggccctttctttttctcgtcTCAGGAGCTCCAACATGACCAGAAAGATCTTCACAAACACCAGGGAGCGGTGGAGGCAGCAGAACGTCAACAGTGCCTTTGCTAAGCTGAGGAAGCTCATCCCCACTCACCCTCCCGACAAGAAGCTGAGCAAAAACGAAACGCTTCGCCTGGCGATGAGGTACATCAACTTCCTGGTGAAGGTCTTGGGGGAGCAAAGCCTACAGCAAACGGGAGTGGCTGCTCCGGGAAATATTCTGGGCCTCTTCCCCCAAGGACCCCACCTGCCGGACAGGACTCTCCTTGGTGATTACCAGGTTCCATCATCCGGCCCAAGCCACCACATTCCGTAG